One Sus scrofa isolate TJ Tabasco breed Duroc chromosome 10, Sscrofa11.1, whole genome shotgun sequence genomic window carries:
- the SHISA4 gene encoding protein shisa-4, which produces MPPAGLRGAAPLAVIALLVLGAPLALAGEDCLWYVDRNGSWQPGFNCEFSTFCCGTCYQRYCCRDPTLLITERQQKHCLAFSPKTIAGIASAVILFVAVVATTICCFLCSCCYLYRRRQQLQSPFEGQEIPMTGIPVQPVYPYTQDPKAGPVPPQPGFMYPPSAPAPQYPLYPAGPPVYNPAAPPPYVPPQPSYPGA; this is translated from the exons ATGCCGCCCGCGGGGCTCCGCGGGGCCGCGCCGCTCGCGGTGATCGCGCTCCTGGTGCTGGGGGCGCCCCTGG CGCTAGCCGGCGAGGACTGCCTCTGGTACGTGGATCGGAATGGCTCCTGGCAGCCGGGCTTTAACTGCGAGTTCTCAACCTTCTGCTGCGGGACCTGCTACCAGCGCTACTGCTGCAGAGACCCGACCTTGCTCATCACCGAGAGGCAGCAGAAGCACTGCCTGGCCTTCAG CCCCAAGACCATAGCAGGCATCGCTTCTGCCGTGATCCTCTTCGTGGCTGTGGTCGCCACCACCAtctgctgcttcctctgctccTGCTGCTACCTGTACCGCCGGcgccagcagctgcagagccCTTTTGAAG GCCAGGAGATTCCAATGACAGGCATCCCAGTGCAACCAGTGTACCCGTACACCCAGGACCCCAAAGCCGGCCCTGTACCCCCCCAGCCTGGCTTCATGTACCCGCCTAGTGCTCCTGCGCCCCAGTATCCGCTCTACCCGGCGGGGCCCCCTGTCTACAACCCTGCAG ctcCACCCCCCTACGTGCCCCCCCAGCCCTCCTACCCAGGAGCCTGA